One genomic window of Deinococcus peraridilitoris DSM 19664 includes the following:
- a CDS encoding IS701 family transposase, with protein sequence MQPLQWKTMFQQWFEPFQQALKRKAQQKWATVYLQGLCSNAHRKSMQPIAEEVAPGKHDRVQHFITDSPWETAPLEVVLARKADALLGGPDACLIIDDTCLSKFGKHSVGVTRQYSGQEGKITNCQSLVSLTLACNDVPVPVALRLFLPKEWTDDPDRCNRAGIPEDQQRYRPKWQMALAELDQVRKNVTFGVVLADAGYGMNAEFRQGLSQRCLVWSVGILRTQKVYSTDVRLSPYEVKRNGRPPKRLPIPSEQRETVEAVLDRVEWETITWRVGTKGPLTAKFAVAHVRTADGAMLRNGQHLPGEEVWIIGEERKPGERKYYASNLPASTPKGQLVEITKRRWSCELMHRDAKEELGLDHFEGRSWRGLHHHALLCMIALNFLQWLRRQGSECADAATVPAVRLLLSRVFSGCGGCAACPLGPLFSQGP encoded by the coding sequence ATGCAGCCTCTTCAGTGGAAGACGATGTTCCAGCAGTGGTTTGAGCCCTTCCAGCAAGCTCTCAAACGCAAAGCCCAGCAGAAATGGGCCACCGTCTACCTGCAAGGCTTGTGCAGCAATGCCCACCGCAAAAGCATGCAGCCCATCGCGGAAGAAGTCGCACCTGGAAAGCATGACCGTGTGCAGCACTTCATCACCGACTCGCCCTGGGAAACTGCCCCTCTCGAAGTTGTTCTTGCCAGGAAGGCCGACGCGCTGCTGGGTGGGCCGGACGCCTGCCTGATCATCGACGATACCTGCCTCAGCAAATTTGGCAAACACTCCGTCGGGGTGACACGGCAGTATTCTGGGCAGGAAGGCAAAATCACTAACTGCCAGAGCCTGGTTTCACTAACGCTGGCCTGTAACGACGTTCCTGTGCCCGTGGCACTCCGACTGTTCTTGCCCAAGGAGTGGACGGACGATCCTGACCGTTGTAACCGAGCGGGCATTCCGGAAGATCAGCAACGTTATCGTCCCAAATGGCAGATGGCCCTCGCTGAGCTCGACCAGGTTCGCAAGAACGTCACGTTCGGCGTTGTTCTGGCTGATGCCGGGTACGGGATGAATGCTGAATTCCGCCAAGGGCTATCGCAGCGATGCCTGGTCTGGTCGGTTGGAATCCTGCGGACTCAGAAGGTGTACAGCACGGACGTGCGGCTGAGCCCCTACGAAGTGAAACGCAATGGGCGACCTCCAAAACGGCTTCCGATTCCGTCCGAGCAACGCGAGACGGTGGAAGCTGTGCTGGACCGCGTTGAATGGGAAACGATTACGTGGCGGGTGGGTACGAAAGGGCCGTTGACCGCCAAGTTCGCTGTCGCGCACGTTCGTACGGCGGATGGGGCAATGCTGCGGAACGGGCAGCACCTTCCCGGCGAGGAAGTGTGGATCATTGGCGAGGAACGCAAACCTGGGGAACGCAAGTACTATGCCAGCAACCTTCCCGCCAGCACGCCAAAAGGGCAGCTGGTGGAGATCACCAAAAGGCGTTGGTCCTGTGAATTGATGCACCGGGACGCCAAGGAAGAACTGGGCTTGGATCATTTCGAGGGGCGGTCATGGCGGGGACTGCATCACCACGCTTTGCTCTGCATGATCGCGCTGAACTTCCTGCAATGGCTTCGACGTCAGGGTAGTGAGTGCGCTGATGCCGCTACAGTTCCAGCGGTTCGGTTGCTTCTGAGTCGTGTGTTCAGTGGATGTGGTGGTTGCGCCGCGTGCCCGTTGGGGCCATTGTTTTCACAAGGCCCATAG
- a CDS encoding serine hydrolase produces MPTTIPKTIHALLSQHPGKVAIRVESLEGQLLLSESDTHVFPSASIIKVPLLVRALQRVERGDFQLHDRIIMRSEERVTGSGILRDLDGDLQLTLRDALTLMIIVSDNTATNLVIEQLSIDDVNAFLADEGMHDTALIGLLQVTPNRFTARQRAGERNRTTARDMTTLLGKLARGELLKPELTKIALDILARQHYKDILGRHVPTDEHGEAVYRVASKTGSLPGVRHDVGIVWTPEPLVLAVLSEGGHDPLYHPDNHEVQLLARVARALLTEHGRMPDPRDGKARSAG; encoded by the coding sequence ATGCCCACGACTATCCCCAAAACCATCCACGCGCTCCTGTCTCAGCATCCCGGCAAAGTCGCGATCCGCGTCGAAAGCCTTGAAGGACAGTTGCTGCTCAGCGAATCCGACACACACGTGTTCCCGTCCGCGTCCATTATCAAGGTGCCTCTCCTCGTGCGAGCCTTGCAACGCGTGGAACGAGGAGACTTCCAACTGCACGACCGGATCATCATGCGAAGCGAGGAACGCGTGACCGGATCGGGCATCCTGCGCGACCTCGACGGCGACCTCCAACTCACCCTGCGAGACGCGCTCACACTCATGATCATCGTGAGTGACAACACCGCAACGAACCTCGTCATCGAACAACTGAGCATCGACGACGTGAACGCCTTTCTCGCCGACGAAGGCATGCACGATACAGCCCTCATCGGCCTTCTCCAGGTGACACCCAACCGATTCACCGCACGGCAACGCGCCGGTGAACGCAACCGCACCACGGCACGCGACATGACGACGCTGCTGGGAAAACTCGCGCGCGGCGAACTGCTCAAACCCGAACTCACGAAAATTGCGCTGGACATCCTGGCAAGACAGCACTACAAGGACATCCTCGGGAGACACGTCCCCACCGACGAACACGGTGAAGCGGTGTACCGCGTGGCCAGCAAAACGGGATCCCTGCCAGGCGTGCGTCACGACGTCGGCATCGTATGGACTCCGGAACCACTGGTGCTCGCCGTCCTGAGCGAGGGAGGTCACGACCCGCTTTACCACCCCGACAACCACGAAGTGCAGCTTTTGGCGCGAGTGGCGCGCGCATTACTGACCGAACACGGAAGAATGCCCGATCCGCGTGACGGCAAGGCACGCTCAGCGGGATAA
- a CDS encoding MurR/RpiR family transcriptional regulator yields MIREVVNEHYTQLTRSEQAIAQLLLDRMEEVPFLNATEVAFALNLYPSSVTRFAQKLGFKGYPDLQLSVRKELRAAPPQASSATSIVARHLSSETKNFEELQKLDASCVERMVDSLVTAPQVWIFGPRSSLGVADLMAHFLSFLRPGVNHLPPSVGHFPERLLDVRQGDVLLMFTLQRHSTLATRVAQDATNRGATLLIVSDGGPAPINTLASQLLTVPVRGIGGFVSLTAMMSVCILFGVACAERLGPERLLDAEALWDRFELYEKPDSR; encoded by the coding sequence ATGATCCGCGAAGTGGTGAATGAACACTACACGCAATTGACGAGAAGCGAGCAGGCGATCGCGCAACTGCTGCTCGACCGCATGGAAGAAGTGCCTTTCCTGAACGCCACGGAAGTCGCGTTCGCGCTGAATCTCTACCCTTCGAGCGTGACACGCTTCGCGCAGAAGCTCGGCTTCAAAGGCTACCCTGACCTGCAACTCAGCGTCCGCAAAGAACTTCGCGCCGCGCCGCCGCAAGCCAGCAGCGCCACGAGCATCGTCGCGCGCCACCTGAGCAGCGAAACGAAAAACTTCGAGGAACTGCAGAAACTCGACGCTTCGTGCGTCGAACGAATGGTGGACTCGCTGGTGACCGCGCCGCAAGTCTGGATTTTCGGACCGCGCTCCAGCCTCGGCGTGGCTGACCTGATGGCGCACTTCCTGTCCTTCCTCAGGCCCGGCGTCAACCACCTTCCACCGTCCGTCGGGCATTTCCCGGAACGCCTGCTTGACGTCCGTCAAGGAGACGTTCTGCTGATGTTCACCTTGCAGCGCCACTCGACGCTCGCCACCCGCGTCGCTCAGGACGCCACGAACCGCGGCGCGACGCTCCTGATCGTCAGTGACGGCGGACCAGCCCCCATCAACACGCTCGCGTCGCAGCTCCTCACCGTCCCCGTCCGCGGAATTGGGGGATTCGTGTCCCTCACCGCCATGATGAGCGTATGCATCCTATTCGGCGTCGCCTGCGCCGAACGGCTCGGACCGGAACGCCTGCTCGACGCCGAAGCGCTGTGGGACCGCTTCGAACTGTACGAAAAACCGGACTCCCGCTGA
- a CDS encoding dipeptide epimerase, with translation MNVTWETHDLRTAQPFGIARWTHSLYPRTFVTLQHEGRIGRGEAAPNAFYGENRATVEAVLPSLATALRDPWDWEGLQRAFASLFPYDHPSVKCALESAALEWCAVTAGVPVWRLLGLSNRPIPETSYTISIAGIPDMRRQTREAIKAGHSTLKVKLGTESDEAILTALREEAPNARVRVDANAAWSRSQAKRMLDVLNAANVEFVEQPLKAHDLEGHAELRRVSKVLIVADESLHHVEDVPRLANAFDAVNLKLAKLGGPIQTLHALRTARALGMNVMLGCMIESSLGIAAAVHLAGLADWVDLDGALLLAADPFEGLSWEAGHVARPGSPGWGVRAVTHHVHAETLP, from the coding sequence ATGAACGTCACGTGGGAAACACACGACCTCCGCACAGCACAACCATTCGGCATCGCACGCTGGACACACAGCCTGTACCCCCGCACATTCGTGACGTTGCAGCACGAAGGACGCATAGGACGAGGAGAAGCCGCACCGAACGCCTTCTACGGCGAAAACCGCGCGACCGTAGAAGCCGTCCTGCCAAGCCTCGCCACGGCCCTGCGAGACCCATGGGACTGGGAAGGCCTGCAGCGCGCCTTCGCGTCCCTTTTCCCCTACGACCACCCGAGCGTGAAATGCGCTCTGGAAAGCGCCGCACTCGAATGGTGCGCCGTGACGGCAGGCGTGCCGGTGTGGCGACTCCTGGGCCTCTCGAACCGGCCCATCCCGGAAACGAGTTACACCATCAGCATCGCGGGCATTCCGGACATGCGCCGCCAAACGCGTGAAGCCATCAAGGCAGGACACTCTACCCTCAAAGTCAAGCTCGGCACGGAAAGTGACGAAGCGATCCTCACGGCACTGCGTGAGGAAGCGCCGAACGCGCGCGTCCGCGTGGACGCCAATGCCGCCTGGTCAAGGTCGCAGGCGAAGAGGATGCTGGACGTCCTCAACGCCGCGAACGTCGAATTCGTGGAGCAGCCACTCAAAGCCCACGACCTCGAAGGTCACGCGGAACTCCGGCGCGTCTCGAAAGTCCTGATCGTCGCGGACGAAAGCCTTCACCACGTCGAGGACGTGCCCCGCCTCGCCAACGCGTTCGACGCCGTCAATCTGAAACTCGCGAAGCTCGGCGGTCCCATCCAGACCCTGCACGCCCTCAGAACAGCCCGCGCTCTGGGCATGAACGTCATGCTCGGATGCATGATCGAATCGAGCCTCGGCATCGCCGCTGCCGTTCATCTCGCCGGTCTCGCCGACTGGGTCGATCTGGACGGAGCGTTACTGCTCGCCGCGGATCCCTTTGAAGGACTCTCTTGGGAGGCCGGGCACGTTGCGCGACCGGGCTCACCCGGTTGGGGCGTACGCGCCGTCACTCACCACGTGCACGCCGAAACGCTACCCTGA
- a CDS encoding NlpC/P60 family protein → MTNITEREDLDLRVHAIDETRKVAERALQSQLPGNWTWLTPQARVAATDRVSILAKPQVSATQVTEALLGEEVDLLEERENGWAWVRTRHDGYLGFTRLDQLSENPTGPTLQVTALRGHLFRAPNITSPILGVLSCGARVALLDETPIQDRERMWWRTRYCGEDAYVQTSTTDPIPGGTCRNLTFIQKFLDTPYVWGGRSAWGIDCSGLAQLFHANRVPRDANQQEAYLPRVTKPKAGDLAFFPGHVGIMLNERDVLHANATHMRVTIETLGEGTYGERLAHELRGFGRYTDSAPEEVGT, encoded by the coding sequence ATGACGAACATCACCGAACGCGAAGACCTCGATTTGCGCGTGCACGCCATCGACGAGACTCGGAAAGTCGCCGAACGCGCCTTACAAAGCCAATTGCCGGGAAACTGGACCTGGCTCACACCGCAAGCCCGCGTCGCCGCCACCGACCGCGTATCCATCCTCGCCAAACCGCAAGTCAGCGCCACGCAGGTGACCGAAGCGCTGCTCGGAGAAGAAGTCGATTTGCTCGAAGAGCGCGAAAACGGATGGGCCTGGGTTCGCACCCGTCATGACGGATACCTCGGCTTCACGCGCCTGGACCAACTCAGCGAAAACCCAACGGGACCCACCTTGCAAGTCACCGCTCTGCGAGGTCACCTGTTCCGCGCTCCGAACATCACATCCCCGATCCTAGGCGTTCTCTCCTGCGGCGCGCGCGTCGCGCTGCTCGACGAAACCCCGATTCAGGACCGCGAAAGGATGTGGTGGCGAACCCGTTACTGCGGTGAGGACGCGTACGTGCAGACCAGCACAACCGACCCCATCCCAGGCGGAACATGCCGGAACCTCACCTTTATTCAGAAGTTCCTCGACACGCCGTACGTGTGGGGAGGACGCAGCGCGTGGGGCATCGACTGCTCCGGACTCGCGCAATTGTTCCACGCCAACCGCGTACCACGCGACGCCAATCAGCAAGAAGCGTACCTGCCACGCGTGACCAAACCAAAAGCAGGTGACCTGGCCTTCTTTCCAGGGCACGTTGGCATCATGCTCAATGAAAGAGACGTGCTGCACGCCAATGCCACTCACATGCGTGTCACCATCGAAACGCTCGGCGAAGGTACCTACGGAGAGCGGCTCGCGCACGAACTGCGCGGCTTCGGACGCTACACCGACTCGGCACCAGAGGAGGTCGGCACATGA
- a CDS encoding M42 family metallopeptidase produces MLEIVQHYSQLFGPSGAEDRVITAFVNDMRACGLSPRVDALGNVIVPVREPDPGYPHIMVSAHLDEIGVVIRAVTPDGFLRVHRVGGMHDRVVPGQRFMFLADDGQLIEGIAGVKAKHASDANELTQATSIDDVYIDVLARSASDVAALGLRVGCLGTFTASFTTRGDLVCGKALDDRAAVAVLIQLARSLQDKNFQAGLTIVGTVQEEFSIRGGIPAAAVVQPDLALCLDIALATDTPDMRGAGDLPLGGGAVLGGFSRAAVNGIIPNPKLVKYARATASKHDIPIMFGVMQGGLTDGSFMQYTGEGIPFLDLGFSTRYTHTPVETCSLKDLEALARLCEAMIRDVPQQFDLTRGMHTPQHQQTAERA; encoded by the coding sequence ATGCTCGAAATCGTACAGCATTACAGTCAACTGTTCGGTCCTTCCGGAGCGGAGGACCGCGTCATCACCGCCTTCGTCAACGACATGCGCGCATGTGGACTGAGTCCCCGCGTGGACGCTCTCGGCAACGTCATCGTGCCAGTGCGCGAGCCCGACCCTGGTTACCCGCACATCATGGTGTCCGCCCACCTCGACGAGATCGGAGTCGTCATCCGAGCCGTCACCCCCGACGGCTTCCTGCGAGTGCACCGCGTCGGAGGCATGCACGACCGAGTCGTGCCAGGACAGCGTTTCATGTTCCTCGCAGACGACGGGCAACTCATCGAAGGCATCGCGGGAGTAAAAGCCAAGCATGCCAGCGACGCGAACGAACTCACCCAGGCGACCAGCATCGACGACGTGTACATCGACGTCCTCGCCCGCTCCGCAAGCGACGTCGCCGCGCTCGGTCTGCGCGTCGGATGCCTCGGCACCTTCACTGCTTCCTTCACCACCAGGGGCGACCTGGTGTGCGGCAAAGCCCTCGACGACCGCGCCGCCGTCGCCGTCCTCATTCAACTCGCCCGCTCACTGCAGGACAAGAACTTCCAAGCGGGACTCACCATCGTCGGCACGGTCCAGGAAGAATTCAGCATTCGCGGAGGCATCCCAGCCGCGGCGGTCGTACAGCCAGACCTGGCTTTGTGCCTCGACATCGCCCTCGCGACCGACACGCCCGACATGCGCGGAGCGGGCGACCTGCCACTCGGCGGAGGAGCAGTCCTCGGCGGCTTTTCACGCGCCGCCGTGAACGGCATCATCCCAAACCCAAAACTCGTCAAGTACGCCCGAGCCACCGCCAGCAAGCACGACATCCCAATCATGTTCGGAGTCATGCAAGGAGGCCTCACAGACGGGTCATTCATGCAGTACACCGGAGAAGGCATACCCTTCCTCGACCTCGGCTTCTCCACCCGCTACACCCACACGCCCGTCGAAACGTGCAGCCTCAAAGACCTCGAAGCGCTCGCCCGCCTTTGCGAAGCGATGATTCGTGACGTTCCGCAGCAATTCGACCTCACACGTGGCATGCACACACCCCAACACCAGCAAACCGCGGAGCGCGCATGA
- the nikC gene encoding nickel transporter permease: MSVATLRLRVRDRRPRLPKAFRKPAAHLGLALVIVAVLTALFAPWIAPHSPTESFFDAIQQPPSWRFPFGTDELGRCVLSRVIHGARISLSVALSAVLIGLSIGTLLGLLAGYFRGWLDTILMRVTDVMLAFPEILLTIAIVAILGPDLKNTVLAVGLAAVPVYARTVRSAVLQIRELEYIQAATALGRSERGILLRHILPNVTSPIIVVATVNVGTAILITAGLSYVGLGAQPPTPEWGAMLSASRAYLQNGWWIATFPGLAITMLVIAFNLIGDAARDVLDPRHRQR; the protein is encoded by the coding sequence ATGAGCGTCGCCACACTACGACTCCGCGTCCGCGACCGCCGCCCAAGGCTTCCCAAAGCCTTCCGCAAACCCGCCGCGCACCTCGGTCTGGCACTCGTCATCGTCGCCGTGCTCACAGCTCTGTTCGCGCCCTGGATCGCGCCTCACAGCCCGACCGAGTCCTTCTTTGACGCGATTCAGCAACCACCTTCCTGGCGATTCCCTTTCGGTACCGACGAACTCGGACGCTGCGTGCTGTCACGCGTCATTCACGGCGCGCGCATCTCCCTTTCCGTCGCTCTCAGCGCCGTCCTCATCGGGCTGTCCATCGGAACGCTGCTCGGACTGCTGGCAGGGTACTTCCGCGGATGGCTCGACACGATCCTGATGCGCGTCACGGACGTCATGCTGGCCTTTCCCGAGATTCTCCTCACGATCGCGATCGTCGCGATTCTCGGACCTGACCTGAAAAACACCGTGCTTGCCGTGGGGCTCGCCGCGGTTCCCGTGTACGCTCGCACCGTGCGAAGCGCCGTTTTGCAAATCCGCGAACTCGAGTACATCCAGGCTGCCACCGCGCTCGGACGCAGCGAAAGAGGCATCCTTCTTCGGCACATCCTCCCGAACGTCACTTCGCCGATCATCGTCGTCGCGACCGTCAACGTCGGAACCGCCATCCTGATCACGGCCGGACTCAGTTACGTCGGTCTTGGCGCGCAACCGCCCACACCTGAGTGGGGAGCGATGCTCAGCGCGTCCCGCGCGTACCTGCAAAACGGCTGGTGGATCGCGACTTTCCCAGGACTGGCCATCACCATGCTGGTCATCGCCTTCAACCTTATCGGGGACGCCGCGCGCGACGTACTCGATCCACGCCACCGGCAACGTTAA
- a CDS encoding ABC transporter permease, with protein sequence MIGFLLRRLGGALMVILAISVLTFSMLHLVPGDPVAIMLGEQATAERISVLRQQLGLDRPLYVQYGTFLLNALQGDFGTSIRSGQPVLQEVTRQLPATLILALSAVAIAAPLGILLGTVAAVTRSRFLEFLTTTVPLIGLSMPTFWSGLLMILLFSLYLEWLPVVGNAGLASLIMPAIALALPASAVIARMTRSTLAEVLGQDYVRTARAKGLLERVVTYKHALRNALIPTVTIIGLQFGGLIGGAVIVESVFARPGLGRLAVNAILTRDFPMVQAVVLFGAVGYVLVNLLVDLLYSVLDPRIRQ encoded by the coding sequence ATGATCGGATTCTTGCTTCGGCGTTTGGGTGGGGCTCTGATGGTCATCCTGGCCATCAGCGTCCTCACCTTCAGCATGCTGCACCTCGTTCCCGGCGATCCGGTCGCGATCATGCTCGGAGAGCAGGCCACCGCCGAACGCATCAGCGTCCTCCGTCAGCAGCTCGGTCTGGACCGACCACTGTACGTGCAGTACGGCACCTTCCTGCTCAACGCTCTGCAAGGTGACTTCGGGACCTCCATCCGCAGCGGTCAACCGGTCCTGCAGGAAGTCACGCGTCAATTGCCGGCCACTCTCATCCTCGCACTGAGCGCCGTCGCCATCGCCGCACCTCTCGGGATCTTGCTCGGCACGGTCGCGGCCGTCACCCGTTCCCGCTTCCTGGAGTTCCTCACGACGACCGTCCCTCTGATCGGCCTTTCGATGCCGACCTTCTGGAGTGGACTGCTGATGATTTTGCTGTTCAGCTTGTATTTGGAATGGCTGCCCGTCGTGGGGAACGCTGGTCTGGCTTCGCTGATCATGCCTGCCATCGCGCTGGCACTCCCGGCGTCAGCCGTCATCGCCCGCATGACCCGCTCCACGCTTGCCGAGGTCCTTGGCCAGGATTACGTCCGCACCGCCCGCGCCAAAGGCCTCCTGGAACGCGTCGTCACTTACAAGCACGCTCTTCGCAACGCGCTCATTCCGACCGTCACGATCATCGGCCTTCAATTCGGAGGTTTGATCGGCGGTGCGGTCATCGTCGAATCGGTCTTCGCAAGGCCCGGACTCGGACGTCTCGCCGTGAACGCCATTCTCACGCGTGACTTCCCGATGGTGCAGGCCGTCGTTCTGTTCGGCGCAGTCGGCTACGTCCTCGTCAACCTGCTCGTGGACCTTCTATACAGCGTCCTCGATCCGAGGATCCGCCAATGA
- a CDS encoding ABC transporter substrate-binding protein, with protein sequence MAHQFHIGIATLLATALLAPAASAQQPKTGGTITIALTEEPDTLDPQRTSTQVASMILRYAGDTLVQKDPEGQIIAGLASSWTVSNDGLTYTFKLKPGVKFHNGAALDAAAVKASIERAIDPNLKSPITAGYFDQLASVTTPDKNTVVIKLKKPSALFLENLADSRASIVHASSAKSVGNQFGRAPVLSGPWMISKWDSGTQITLKRNPNYNWGPAYVHKGPAYLEQLTFRVIPDSATQISAFKANDVQALTTVPPNDVASLESARNATLNKSLRTGVGLFLEFNTTKAPFNDVRVRKAINMLVNKDALVKVVLKDLGVPACGPLSPSLWGYWKNACSYAPEYDVTAAKALLSQAGWKPGPGNTLQKDGKPFEFTLYTAPIDTWTQSAQLVQAMLQQAGIKMNIQQYEFGTLLEKTKAGEDQAHFMGYTYPNADIVYLWFHSDNDKTGLNLSHYKNATLDQLIDRSRTTTNSSTRMSTYQAIQQHIIDQALWAPLWINENYSAVRPNLKGVKVSFDGSLILNDAYLESK encoded by the coding sequence ATGGCACACCAGTTCCATATCGGCATCGCTACACTGCTCGCCACCGCACTGCTGGCCCCAGCGGCCTCAGCGCAGCAGCCCAAAACCGGCGGCACCATCACCATTGCCCTCACCGAAGAACCCGACACGCTTGATCCGCAAAGAACCAGCACCCAGGTCGCCTCGATGATCCTGCGCTACGCAGGCGACACACTTGTTCAAAAAGACCCGGAAGGACAGATTATCGCTGGCCTCGCGAGCAGCTGGACCGTCAGCAATGACGGACTGACCTACACCTTCAAACTCAAGCCAGGCGTGAAATTCCACAACGGTGCCGCACTCGACGCAGCTGCCGTGAAAGCCTCCATCGAACGGGCCATCGACCCGAACCTGAAATCCCCCATCACAGCCGGGTACTTCGATCAGCTCGCCAGCGTCACCACGCCTGACAAGAACACCGTCGTCATCAAACTCAAGAAGCCTTCCGCGCTGTTCCTCGAGAACCTCGCCGACTCAAGGGCCTCCATCGTCCACGCCAGCAGCGCGAAAAGCGTTGGCAACCAGTTCGGTCGCGCGCCCGTGCTCAGCGGACCGTGGATGATCAGCAAATGGGATTCCGGTACGCAGATCACCTTGAAGCGCAACCCGAACTACAACTGGGGACCTGCTTACGTTCACAAAGGACCCGCTTACCTCGAGCAACTTACCTTCCGCGTGATTCCCGATTCGGCCACGCAGATCTCCGCCTTCAAAGCCAACGACGTCCAGGCACTCACGACCGTCCCACCGAACGACGTCGCTTCCCTGGAATCCGCCAGGAACGCCACACTCAATAAATCCCTGCGAACCGGTGTCGGTCTGTTTTTGGAGTTCAACACGACCAAAGCGCCTTTCAATGACGTGCGCGTCCGCAAGGCCATCAACATGCTCGTCAACAAGGACGCACTCGTGAAAGTCGTCCTCAAGGACCTCGGCGTTCCCGCTTGCGGCCCCCTCTCCCCTTCCTTGTGGGGGTACTGGAAAAACGCATGCAGCTACGCTCCGGAGTACGACGTGACGGCCGCCAAGGCCCTGCTTTCCCAGGCAGGCTGGAAACCCGGACCTGGCAATACCCTGCAAAAGGACGGCAAACCATTCGAGTTCACGCTGTACACCGCGCCGATCGACACATGGACGCAATCCGCGCAGCTCGTGCAGGCGATGCTGCAGCAGGCCGGCATCAAAATGAACATCCAGCAGTACGAATTCGGCACACTGCTCGAAAAGACCAAGGCAGGCGAGGACCAGGCTCACTTCATGGGTTACACCTACCCGAACGCCGATATCGTGTACCTGTGGTTCCACTCCGACAACGACAAGACAGGGCTGAACCTCAGCCACTACAAAAACGCGACGCTTGACCAGCTCATCGACCGTTCCCGCACCACGACGAACAGCAGCACCCGCATGAGCACCTACCAGGCCATTCAACAGCACATCATCGACCAGGCATTGTGGGCTCCGCTGTGGATCAACGAAAATTACAGCGCCGTCCGACCGAACTTGAAAGGCGTGAAGGTCAGCTTCGATGGAAGCCTGATCCTGAACGACGCCTACCTCGAAAGTAAATGA
- a CDS encoding zinc ribbon domain-containing protein: MTGFARTSLSRRQGSSRGIGVAPVNPADTNRACPECSCGKKSNRSDQATYRCLACGYTVKADRNAAGNVARAKVTRPSTTAAVDKVKG, from the coding sequence GTGACAGGCTTTGCAAGGACGTCTTTGTCACGGAGGCAAGGCTCCTCGAGGGGAATTGGCGTGGCTCCAGTCAATCCCGCGGACACGAATCGAGCTTGCCCTGAATGCAGTTGCGGAAAGAAGAGCAACCGCTCCGATCAAGCGACGTACCGGTGCCTCGCGTGCGGATACACCGTCAAGGCCGACCGTAACGCGGCAGGGAACGTCGCACGGGCCAAAGTCACACGGCCTAGTACTACAGCCGCAGTTGATAAGGTCAAGGGATGA